One genomic segment of Thermoanaerobacterium sp. PSU-2 includes these proteins:
- a CDS encoding glycoside hydrolase family 1 protein, with the protein MYHKFIKPFPKDFLWGASTSAYQVEGAWNEDGKGPSVIDMGKHPEGTSDFKVASDHYHRYKEDIALFAEMGLKAYRFSIAWTRIYPKGTGEINEKGIAFYNDLINELLSHNIEPIVTMYHFDLPYALQEKGGWSNRETIDAYENYAKTLFKYFGDRVKYWLTINEQNMMILYGAVLGTVDSKIENPQKELYQQNHHMLLAQAKAMKLCHEMCPNAKIGPAPNIISIYPASSKPEDVIAASNFSSIRNWLYLDAAVFGRYNSIAWSYMEEKGYTPVIQEGDMEILKNGKPDFIAFNYYSTSTVAESKNDSSDKNSTGDQQIAIGEEGVYRGVSNPYLEKTQFGWEIDPVGFRSTLREINERYNLPLLVTENGLGAYDKLEEGDVVNDDYRIDFLRKHIEQAKLAITDGVNLIGYCPWSAIDLVSTHQGISKRYGFIYVNRDEFDLKDLRRIRKKSFYWYKDVIESNGEKI; encoded by the coding sequence ATGTATCACAAATTTATAAAACCATTTCCAAAAGACTTTTTATGGGGAGCATCCACATCAGCTTATCAAGTGGAAGGGGCATGGAATGAAGACGGAAAAGGACCTTCTGTCATTGATATGGGAAAGCATCCTGAAGGAACATCAGATTTTAAAGTAGCCAGCGATCATTATCATCGATACAAAGAAGATATAGCTTTATTTGCAGAAATGGGTCTTAAAGCTTATCGCTTTTCTATTGCATGGACAAGAATTTATCCGAAAGGCACAGGGGAAATAAATGAAAAAGGTATTGCCTTCTATAACGATTTAATTAATGAATTGCTGTCACATAATATTGAACCTATTGTTACAATGTACCATTTTGATCTTCCATATGCATTACAAGAAAAGGGTGGCTGGTCAAATAGAGAAACGATAGATGCTTACGAAAACTATGCTAAGACATTGTTTAAATATTTCGGTGACAGAGTGAAATACTGGTTAACAATTAATGAACAAAATATGATGATTTTATACGGTGCAGTTCTTGGAACTGTTGATTCTAAAATAGAAAATCCACAAAAAGAATTGTATCAGCAAAACCACCATATGCTTTTGGCCCAGGCAAAAGCGATGAAGTTATGCCATGAAATGTGTCCAAATGCAAAAATTGGTCCTGCACCAAATATCATATCAATCTATCCGGCTAGCTCTAAACCAGAAGATGTAATTGCTGCTTCAAACTTCTCATCAATTCGCAACTGGCTGTACTTAGATGCGGCTGTGTTTGGGCGATACAATAGTATAGCATGGAGTTACATGGAGGAGAAAGGGTATACACCTGTCATTCAAGAAGGAGATATGGAAATCTTAAAAAATGGAAAGCCTGACTTTATAGCATTTAACTATTATTCAACATCAACTGTAGCTGAAAGCAAGAATGACTCATCTGATAAGAATTCCACGGGAGATCAGCAGATTGCAATTGGAGAAGAAGGAGTTTATAGAGGAGTTTCTAATCCTTATTTAGAAAAAACACAATTCGGCTGGGAAATTGATCCAGTAGGTTTTCGCAGTACATTGCGTGAAATAAATGAAAGATATAATCTTCCGCTGCTGGTAACAGAGAATGGATTAGGTGCTTATGACAAATTAGAGGAAGGTGATGTAGTAAATGATGATTACAGGATTGATTTTTTACGCAAACATATAGAACAAGCTAAGCTGGCGATAACCGATGGTGTAAACTTAATAGGATATTGCCCTTGGTCAGCAATTGATCTTGTCAGTACGCATCAAGGTATAAGCAAGCGTTATGGTTTTATCTATGTCAATAGAGACGAATTTGATTTAAAGGACTTAAGAAGGATAAGGAAGAAGAGCTTTTATTGGTATAAGGATGTTATAGAATCAAATGGAGAGAAAATATAA
- a CDS encoding FAD-dependent oxidoreductase produces MKYPNLFSPIKINDMMVRNRIVATPIGQKFLDKSLGGPAIVIAGSVIAEPGKSSFASADEPYAFSKYEVEQTRQRILIARQAGAKASIEIVHAGQYARVKDFAKGPSGFIRNDGVEVKEMTEEMMEETLHWYEQTAFDAKDIGFDMIFMHFGHGWLPAQFLSPFFNKRTDKYGGSLENRARFPLMILERVRKAVGTNFPIDMRISATEWIDGGIEFEDVLAFIKMAEPLIDMVQISCGLDMEREANVHMVTTNFSEHVPNAKYAKIVKENVHIPVAVVGAIMNPDEAEQLISDGVADMVALGRALVADPEWPKKAREGRPEDIVPCIRCLQCYHIATNRRNVGCSVNPRYSNESWIPRKLEKADIKKRIVVIGAGPAGLQAALVADKRGHKVILFEKNSFLGGELHYVAMEYYKSDIKAFLDYLKVQLKKSKVEVHLNTEVTPELVEKIMPDAVIIAVGANPVIPHIPGIDNQHVISFYDAIEHMDKIGQNVVIIGGGTIGAEIGLELSLLQQKNVTIIELAGEIAAQGNMLYKIALRQKMQQASTLNTMLKTTCQEIKEDVVVVKTSDGKEKFIKADTVIIATGLKPNKSVAESLYGIVPETFMIGDCIKPRKIMEAVMEGYTIASNL; encoded by the coding sequence ATGAAATATCCAAACTTATTTTCACCGATTAAGATCAATGATATGATGGTAAGAAATCGAATTGTGGCTACACCGATTGGACAGAAATTTCTTGACAAATCCTTAGGTGGACCGGCAATTGTTATCGCTGGTTCTGTTATTGCAGAGCCTGGAAAGTCTTCGTTTGCTTCAGCAGATGAACCTTATGCATTTTCAAAATATGAGGTTGAACAAACAAGACAAAGGATTTTGATTGCACGTCAGGCGGGTGCAAAAGCTTCTATTGAAATTGTACATGCAGGTCAATATGCTCGAGTAAAAGATTTTGCCAAAGGACCTTCCGGATTTATTAGAAATGATGGAGTAGAAGTAAAAGAAATGACAGAAGAAATGATGGAGGAAACACTTCACTGGTACGAACAAACTGCATTTGACGCTAAAGATATAGGATTTGATATGATTTTTATGCATTTTGGCCATGGCTGGCTACCAGCACAATTCCTTTCACCATTTTTTAACAAAAGAACAGATAAATATGGTGGAAGCCTTGAGAACAGAGCAAGATTTCCTCTAATGATTTTAGAAAGAGTTAGAAAAGCGGTAGGAACAAATTTCCCTATTGATATGCGAATTTCAGCAACAGAATGGATTGACGGTGGGATAGAATTTGAAGATGTGTTGGCTTTTATAAAGATGGCAGAACCATTAATTGATATGGTACAGATTTCGTGTGGATTAGACATGGAGCGTGAGGCTAATGTTCATATGGTTACTACTAATTTTTCAGAACATGTGCCTAATGCAAAGTATGCAAAAATCGTAAAAGAAAATGTTCATATTCCTGTTGCAGTCGTTGGGGCCATTATGAATCCAGACGAAGCTGAGCAGTTGATTTCAGATGGAGTTGCAGACATGGTTGCACTTGGACGTGCTTTGGTGGCAGACCCTGAATGGCCTAAAAAAGCGAGAGAAGGTAGACCTGAGGACATTGTCCCGTGTATAAGATGTTTACAATGTTATCATATAGCTACAAACCGCAGAAATGTAGGATGTTCTGTGAATCCAAGATACTCCAATGAATCATGGATACCGCGGAAATTAGAAAAGGCTGATATAAAGAAAAGAATTGTCGTAATAGGTGCTGGACCAGCGGGACTACAAGCTGCATTGGTAGCAGATAAAAGAGGTCATAAAGTAATTTTATTTGAAAAAAATAGTTTCTTAGGTGGCGAACTTCACTATGTTGCAATGGAATATTACAAGAGTGATATTAAAGCATTTTTAGATTATCTTAAAGTACAGCTTAAAAAGTCCAAAGTTGAAGTTCATCTAAATACAGAAGTTACGCCGGAACTTGTAGAAAAAATTATGCCAGATGCAGTTATAATAGCAGTGGGAGCGAATCCTGTTATACCACATATACCAGGAATTGATAATCAACATGTGATCAGTTTCTATGATGCCATTGAACATATGGATAAGATTGGGCAGAATGTTGTAATTATTGGTGGCGGCACAATTGGTGCAGAAATTGGACTGGAGCTTTCATTACTTCAGCAGAAAAATGTTACAATCATAGAGCTTGCAGGAGAAATAGCAGCGCAGGGAAACATGCTTTATAAAATTGCACTTCGCCAAAAAATGCAACAGGCAAGCACATTAAATACAATGTTGAAGACTACATGCCAGGAAATCAAAGAAGATGTTGTAGTGGTTAAAACAAGTGATGGAAAAGAAAAATTCATTAAGGCGGATACTGTTATAATTGCCACCGGATTGAAACCAAATAAATCGGTAGCAGAAAGTCTTTATGGGATTGTACCAGAAACATTTATGATCGGAGATTGTATCAAACCAAGAAAAATAATGGAAGCTGTAATGGAAGGGTATACAATTGCTTCCAATTTATAA